In one window of Vibrio sp. DW001 DNA:
- the ltrA gene encoding group II intron reverse transcriptase/maturase: protein MMISNEISASSDSAQWQSINWKAVEARVLKLQMRIAKATREGKHGKVKTLQWILTHSRSAKLLAVKRVSQNKGSKTPGIDGVIWNTDARRMKAVNQLSRKAYQAKPLKRIYIPKKNGKLRPLGIPCMTDRAQQALYLLALEPISETISDPNSYGFRPNRSTTDAIAQCFLCLAQKKAAKWILEGDIKSCFDKIEHQWLLDNIAVDKRMLEQWLKSGFIDKGLFYRTDEGTPQGGIISPTLMLMTLVGLEQQIKSLALKKKARANFIGYADDFVVTCTSKDVLENDIKPLIAEFLIERGLTLSDEKTRIVHINDGFDFLGFNHRKYKGKLLIKPSKTNVLSFLSNLRKLIKAHATIPVNNLIKMINPKIRGWANYYRHCVAKRVFGYVGHQLFQALWLWAVRRHPTKSKNWVTHKYFINRKGQWQFHGWQKIMDMDCQFNLFQIAKVPIERHVKIRSAATPFDPQHQEYLAKRKFKRKARNSWNDPVLTAL from the coding sequence ATGATGATTTCGAACGAGATTAGTGCATCTTCTGACAGTGCACAATGGCAATCCATTAACTGGAAGGCTGTGGAGGCGCGTGTCTTAAAGCTTCAAATGCGTATCGCAAAGGCAACTAGAGAAGGTAAACACGGTAAAGTGAAAACGTTGCAATGGATACTGACTCACTCGCGTTCAGCAAAACTTCTTGCTGTTAAGCGAGTATCTCAAAACAAAGGTAGTAAAACGCCTGGAATAGATGGCGTCATCTGGAATACAGATGCGCGTCGCATGAAAGCAGTGAATCAATTGAGTCGGAAAGCTTATCAAGCTAAACCACTCAAGCGAATCTACATCCCTAAAAAGAACGGTAAGCTTCGACCACTTGGTATTCCTTGCATGACTGATAGAGCGCAACAAGCGCTCTACCTCCTTGCATTGGAGCCTATCTCAGAAACAATCTCAGACCCAAATAGTTACGGATTTAGACCAAATCGCAGCACCACTGATGCAATAGCGCAGTGTTTCTTATGTTTGGCTCAAAAGAAGGCGGCTAAATGGATTCTTGAAGGAGATATTAAATCTTGTTTTGATAAAATCGAGCATCAGTGGCTTCTTGATAACATCGCTGTAGATAAGCGTATGTTGGAACAATGGCTGAAGTCTGGTTTTATTGACAAGGGGTTGTTTTATCGTACTGACGAAGGTACGCCACAAGGTGGAATAATTTCTCCAACCTTGATGCTAATGACTCTCGTAGGGCTTGAACAACAAATAAAGTCCTTGGCTCTTAAAAAGAAAGCAAGAGCTAACTTTATTGGATACGCTGATGACTTCGTTGTCACTTGTACATCAAAGGATGTATTAGAGAACGATATAAAACCATTGATTGCTGAATTCTTAATAGAAAGAGGTCTAACACTCTCCGATGAAAAAACACGCATAGTTCATATTAATGATGGATTTGATTTTCTAGGGTTCAACCACAGAAAATACAAAGGGAAGCTACTCATAAAACCGAGTAAAACCAACGTACTGTCATTCTTAAGTAACTTACGTAAACTCATCAAAGCTCACGCAACGATCCCAGTAAATAACCTTATCAAAATGATAAATCCCAAAATACGGGGATGGGCGAATTACTATCGCCACTGTGTTGCCAAACGAGTTTTCGGATATGTCGGGCACCAACTATTCCAAGCATTATGGCTCTGGGCTGTTAGGCGTCACCCAACTAAATCAAAAAATTGGGTCACCCATAAGTACTTCATCAACCGAAAAGGCCAGTGGCAGTTTCACGGTTGGCAGAAGATCATGGATATGGATTGTCAGTTCAATCTATTTCAAATAGCCAAAGTACCAATAGAAAGACATGTGAAAATCCGAAGTGCCGCAACGCCATTTGACCCTCAGCACCAAGAATACTTGGCGAAGAGAAAATTCAAAAGGAAAGCTCGCAACTCTTGGAACGATCCTGTTTTAACTGCTTTATAA
- the istA gene encoding IS21 family transposase: MPKKRTPMTKIKEVLRLKFECGLSYRNIASCLKIGCATVSEIISRFNQSQIGWPLPDSCSDTELTNALYHPKGANKTKAMPNFANCCTELKRKGMTKLLLWEEYYEQYQERAYAYTQFCEHYMRWLKKQKRSMRQTHIAGDKLFIDYCGPTIPVVNPDTGESRHAQVFVATLGASNYTYVEASESQKLEHWLEAHANAFEHFGGVPRLLVPDNLRSAVTKHDRYEPQLNDSYQKLSNHYQTAVMPARPYKPKDKAKAENAVLIVERWIMMRLRHNTFHTFKELNLAIRELMNDLNQREMKQLGASRQALFEQLDKPALRPLPIQRYIYTETKRAKVGPDYHIEYRKHYYSVPHQLVGQHVELEATSRLIRIYYQGNLVSQHPCSLKERGISTYPEHMPSNHRYQKWSPDRLLRWGEHIGAAIREMVNVQLMKKAHPEQAYRSCLGLLNLSKKYGDVRLEQACKDALLINKPYLKFVKNLLVNHREGQLSSETQTTPNIKHSNVRGPDFYH, translated from the coding sequence ATGCCAAAAAAGAGAACACCAATGACAAAAATTAAAGAGGTTTTACGCCTTAAATTCGAGTGCGGATTGTCATACAGAAATATCGCTTCCTGCCTGAAAATTGGTTGTGCGACCGTATCTGAAATCATCAGCCGTTTTAATCAAAGCCAAATAGGTTGGCCGCTCCCTGATAGCTGTTCAGATACAGAGTTAACCAATGCGCTTTATCACCCTAAAGGAGCGAATAAAACCAAAGCGATGCCAAACTTCGCTAACTGTTGTACGGAACTAAAAAGAAAAGGCATGACGAAACTGCTGTTGTGGGAAGAATATTACGAGCAATATCAGGAGCGAGCCTACGCTTATACTCAGTTCTGTGAACATTACATGCGTTGGTTAAAAAAGCAGAAGCGTAGCATGCGACAGACCCACATCGCAGGTGACAAACTGTTCATTGATTACTGTGGCCCAACGATCCCAGTCGTTAACCCTGACACAGGAGAGAGCCGTCATGCCCAGGTTTTTGTTGCCACTCTTGGTGCATCCAATTATACCTACGTGGAAGCAAGTGAGAGTCAAAAACTAGAGCACTGGCTGGAAGCCCATGCCAATGCCTTCGAGCACTTCGGCGGGGTTCCAAGGTTGTTAGTCCCTGATAACCTGCGTTCGGCTGTCACTAAGCATGACCGCTATGAACCTCAGCTCAACGATAGTTACCAGAAGCTATCTAACCATTACCAGACGGCTGTCATGCCTGCTCGACCATACAAACCTAAAGACAAAGCAAAAGCTGAAAATGCAGTGCTCATTGTTGAGCGTTGGATAATGATGCGGCTACGACACAATACCTTCCACACGTTCAAAGAGTTAAACCTAGCCATCCGTGAACTAATGAATGACTTGAACCAAAGGGAAATGAAACAGTTAGGAGCCAGTCGTCAGGCACTGTTCGAGCAGTTAGATAAACCAGCACTGAGGCCACTTCCAATCCAACGTTACATCTATACCGAAACTAAGCGGGCAAAAGTTGGGCCTGACTACCACATAGAGTACAGAAAACATTACTACTCTGTGCCTCACCAGTTAGTGGGACAACATGTTGAACTGGAAGCCACTTCTCGCTTGATACGCATTTATTATCAAGGAAACCTAGTCTCACAACATCCATGTAGCCTAAAAGAACGAGGGATAAGCACTTACCCCGAACACATGCCCAGCAACCATCGGTATCAGAAATGGTCTCCTGATCGGTTATTGCGCTGGGGAGAACATATTGGTGCTGCTATTCGTGAAATGGTGAATGTTCAACTGATGAAAAAGGCACACCCTGAACAAGCTTATCGCAGCTGCCTTGGCTTATTGAACCTGAGTAAAAAGTATGGTGATGTTCGTCTAGAGCAAGCCTGTAAGGATGCGCTTTTAATCAATAAACCCTATCTTAAGTTCGTCAAAAACTTGTTAGTAAATCATCGGGAAGGCCAACTCTCATCAGAAACTCAAACTACACCCAACATAAAGCACAGTAATGTTCGTGGCCCTGACTTTTACCACTAG